In the genome of Streptomyces sp. SLBN-118, the window CTCCGCGCCCTGCGGCCCAATCCGCCTCCCCGCAAGACCCTCCTCGCCAGGCTGTCGGTGCTGCGGATCTAGAAGCGGGTCCCGCCGCCCCGACTTTCCGCGCTCCGAGCGGAGTCCAGAAGCAGCAGACGCGCCCATCCGCACGCATCACCACACACCACGAGGTGCTCTCAGTCATGCGCACTCATTCCACCGATCTCACCCGCCGTACCGTGCTCGGTGCGGCAATCGCCGCCGCCGGCACGGGAGTTCTGGCCGCCTGTTCCGGATCGCCGGGCACGGACCACGGATCGATGAACCACGGCGCAACCCCCGCGGCGGCCCCGGACGGCTATGTCAGCCCCAACGGACCCGAGGTCGCAGCCGCCGAGCTGAAGCGGGGCTCGGGCCCCGTCCGCACCGTGAAGCTGACCGCCACGCCCACCCCGCTGGACCTCGGGGACGGGCTCAGGGTCAGATCCTGGGCGTACGGCGACCGGCTGCCCGGCAAAGAGGTCCGCGTCACGGCGGGCGACACACTCGCGCTCACCCTCGCCAACCATCTGCCGCAGTCCACCTCACTGCACTGGCACGGCATCGCCCTGCGCAATGACATGGACGGCGTCCCCGGCGTCACCCAGAGCTCCGTCGCGCCGGGCGGTTCCTTCACCTACCGCTTCGCGGTCCCGGACCCGGGGACGTACTGGTTCCATCCGCACTCGGGTGTCCAGCAGGACCGCGGGCTGTACGCCCCGCTGATCGTGGAGGACCCGAAGGAACCCCTGGTGTACGACAGGGAGTGGGTCGTCGTCCTGGACGACTGGGTCGACGGGGTCGACGGCTCCACGCCAGAGGCGGTGCTGGCCGAGCTGAGGCACGGCATGGCCGGACACTCCGGCGAGGACATGTCCATGGACATGCCGATGGACACGGCGTCCCCGTCCCCCTCCCCGAAGGCGGCCGCGGCCGCCAAGGGCCCGTCCCGGATGATGATGGGCGCGACGAGCAAACTGCTCGGCGGCGACGCGGGCGATGTCGCGTATCCGTACTACCTGGTCAACGGACGGACGGCCAAGGCTCCCTCGGTCTTCAGGGCCTCGCCGGGCGACCGGATCCGGCTGCGCATCATCAACGCCGCCGGGGACACTCCCTTCCGGGTGGCGCTCGGCGGCCATGAGCTCACGATCACGCACACCGACGGCTTCCCCGTCGAGCACGCCGAGGTCGACAACCTGATCCTGGGCATGGGCGAGCGGTACGACGTCCTGGTGACCGCGGGCGACGGCGTCTTCCCGCTCATTGCGGTCGCGGAGGGCAAGGAGGCACCGGGCAGGGAGGCTGCCGCGATGGCGCTGCTGCGCACCAGCAGCGGCAGCGCACCCACCGCCTCCGTACGTCCGAGCGAGCTGACCGGCAGGCTGCTGACCCCCAACCGGCTCAGGGCAACCGAGTCCGCCGCCCTTCCCGAACGGAAGCCGGACCGCACGATCCAGCTGCGTCTGACGGGCAATATGACGCAGTTCAACTGGGCCTTCGACGGCAAGCCCTACGCCCCGGGCCAGCGCCATCCGGTCCGGGCGGGCGAGCGGGTCCGGCTGGTCTTCGTCAACAACACGAAGATGTGGCACCCGGTCCACCTCCACGGCCACACCTTCGCCCTGGCGAACCCGGCCGGCCTGCGCAAGGACACCGCGGGCGTCCTGCCCGGCAGGACGGTGGCGGTGGACTTCGACGCCGACAACCCCGGCCTGTGGATGATCCACTGTCACAACGTCTACCACTCGGAGTCGGGGATGATGACGGTGCTCGGTTACCAGAGGTAGCACCCTGGGCGCCCCGCGAAGCGGTACGCGGGACGTGGGGCGCCCCACATCTCCCCGCCGGGACATCGCGTCAGAGAGACGATTACACTGAGCCGCGTGCCTCAACTACGCCTCGCTCTGAATCAGATCGACTCGACCGTCGGTGACCTCGCCGGCAACGCCGAGGCGATCGTGCACTGGACCC includes:
- a CDS encoding multicopper oxidase family protein, coding for MRTHSTDLTRRTVLGAAIAAAGTGVLAACSGSPGTDHGSMNHGATPAAAPDGYVSPNGPEVAAAELKRGSGPVRTVKLTATPTPLDLGDGLRVRSWAYGDRLPGKEVRVTAGDTLALTLANHLPQSTSLHWHGIALRNDMDGVPGVTQSSVAPGGSFTYRFAVPDPGTYWFHPHSGVQQDRGLYAPLIVEDPKEPLVYDREWVVVLDDWVDGVDGSTPEAVLAELRHGMAGHSGEDMSMDMPMDTASPSPSPKAAAAAKGPSRMMMGATSKLLGGDAGDVAYPYYLVNGRTAKAPSVFRASPGDRIRLRIINAAGDTPFRVALGGHELTITHTDGFPVEHAEVDNLILGMGERYDVLVTAGDGVFPLIAVAEGKEAPGREAAAMALLRTSSGSAPTASVRPSELTGRLLTPNRLRATESAALPERKPDRTIQLRLTGNMTQFNWAFDGKPYAPGQRHPVRAGERVRLVFVNNTKMWHPVHLHGHTFALANPAGLRKDTAGVLPGRTVAVDFDADNPGLWMIHCHNVYHSESGMMTVLGYQR